One window from the genome of Macaca fascicularis isolate 582-1 chromosome 7, T2T-MFA8v1.1 encodes:
- the LACTB gene encoding serine beta-lactamase-like protein LACTB, mitochondrial isoform X4 translates to MEKKSGQKVSVTTRLLISHLSGIRHYEKDIKKVKEEKAYKALKMMKETVAFEQEKEGKSNEKNDFTKFKTEQENEAKSRNSKPGKKKNDFEQGELYLREKFENSIESLRLFKNDPLFFKPGSQFLYSTFGYTLLAAIVERASGYKYLDYMQKIFQDLDMLTTVQEENEPVIYNRARFYVYNKKKRLVNTPYVDNSYKWAGGGFLSTVGDLLKFGNAMLYGYQVGLFKNSNESLLPGYLKPETMVMMWTPVPNTEMSWDKEGKYAMAWGVVEKKQTYGSCRKQRHYASHTGGAVGASSVLLVLPEELDTETINNKVPPRGIIVSIICNMQSVGLNSTALKIALEFDKDRSD, encoded by the exons ATGGAAAAGAAGTCTGGTCAGAAG GTTTCTGTCACAACAAGATTACTGATTTCCCATTTAAGTGGAATTCGTCATTATGAAAAGGACATAAAAAAGGTGAAAGAAGAGAAAGCTTATAAAGCCTTGAAGATGATGAAAGAGACTGTTGCATTTgagcaagaaaaagaaggcaaaagtAATGAAAAGAATGATTTTACTAAATTTAAAACAGAGCAGGAGAATGAAGCCAAAAGCCGGAATTCAAAACCTGGcaagaaaaagaatgattttgAACAAGGCGAATTATATTTGagagaaaagtttgaaaattcaATTGAATCcctaagattatttaaaaatgatccTTTGTTCTTTAAGCCTG GTAGTCAGTTTTTGTATTCAACTTTTGGCTATACCCTACTGGCAGCCATAGTAGAGAGAGCTTCAGGCTATAAGTATTTGGACTATATGCAGAAAATATTCCAAGACTTGGATATGCTGACAACTGTGCAGGAAGAAAATGAGCCAGTGATTTACAATAGAGCAAG aTTTTATGTTTACAATAAAAAGAAACGTCTTGTCAACACACCTTACGTGGATAACTCCTATAAATGGGCTGGTGGTGGATTTCTGTCTACAGTGGGTGACCTTCTGAAATTTGGGAATGCAATGCTTTATGGTTACCAAGTCGGGCTGTTTAAGAACTCAAATGAAAGTCTTTTACCTGGATACCTCAAACCGGAAACAATGGTTATGATGTGGACCCCCGTCCCTAACACAGAGATGTCTTGGGATAAAGAGGGTAAATATGCAATGGCGTGGGGTGTGGTGGAAAAGAAGCAAACGTATGGTTCTTGTAGAAAGCAACGACATTATGCTTCACATACTGGAGGGGCCGTGGGTGCTAGTAGCGTCCTGCTGGTCCTTCCTGAAGAACTGGATACGGAGACTATAAATAACAAGGTTCCCCCAAGAGGAATCATCGTTTCTATCATATGTAACATGCAGTCTGTTGGCCTCAATAGCACCGCTTTGAAGATTGCCCTTGAATTTGATAAAGACAGATCAGACTGA
- the LACTB gene encoding serine beta-lactamase-like protein LACTB, mitochondrial isoform X3 has product MYRLLSAVTVRAAAPGGLASSCGRRGVHQRAGLPPLGHGWVGGLGLGLGLALGVKLAGGLRGAAPAQSPAAPDPEASPLAEPPQAQSLAPWSPQTPAPPHSRGFARAIESSRDLLHRIKDEVGAPGIVVGVSVDGKEVWSEGLGYADVENRVPCKPETVMRIASISKSLTMVALAKLWEAGKLDLDIPVQHYVPEFPEKEYEGEKVSVTTRLLISHLSGIRHYEKDIKKVKEEKAYKALKMMKETVAFEQEKEGKSNEKNDFTKFKTEQENEAKSRNSKPGKKKNDFEQGELYLREKFENSIESLRLFKNDPLFFKPDFMFTIKRNVLSTHLTWITPINGLVVDFCLQWVTF; this is encoded by the exons ATGTACCGGCTCCTGTCAGCAGTGACTGTCCGGGCTGCCGCCCCTGGGGGCTTGGCCTCGAGCTGCGGACGACGCGGGGTCCATCAGCGCGCCGGGCTGCCGCCGCTCGGCCACGGCTGGGTCGGGGGCCtcgggctggggctggggctggcgcTCGGGGTGAAGCTGGCGGGTGGGCTGAGGGGCGCCGCCCCGGCGCAGTCCCCCGCGGCCCCCGACCCTGAGGCGTCCCCTTTGGCCGAGCCGCCACAGGCGCAGTCCCTCGCCCCGTGGTCTCCGCAGACCCCAGCGCCGCCCCACTCCAGGGGCTTCGCCAGAGCCATCGAGAGCAGCCGCGACCTGCTGCACAGGATCAAG GATGAGGTGGGAGCACCGGGCATAGTGGTTGGAGTTTCTGTAGATGGAAAAGAAGTCTGGTCAGAAG GTTTAGGTTATGCTGATGTTGAGAACCGTGTACCATGTAAGCCAGAGACAGTTATGCGAATTGCCAGCATCAGCAAAAGTCTCACCATGGTTGCTCTTGCCAAATTGTGGGAAGCAGGGAAACTGGATCTTGATATTCCAGTACAACATTATGTTCCCGAATTCCCAGAAAAAGAATATGAAGGTGAAAAG GTTTCTGTCACAACAAGATTACTGATTTCCCATTTAAGTGGAATTCGTCATTATGAAAAGGACATAAAAAAGGTGAAAGAAGAGAAAGCTTATAAAGCCTTGAAGATGATGAAAGAGACTGTTGCATTTgagcaagaaaaagaaggcaaaagtAATGAAAAGAATGATTTTACTAAATTTAAAACAGAGCAGGAGAATGAAGCCAAAAGCCGGAATTCAAAACCTGGcaagaaaaagaatgattttgAACAAGGCGAATTATATTTGagagaaaagtttgaaaattcaATTGAATCcctaagattatttaaaaatgatccTTTGTTCTTTAAGCCTG aTTTTATGTTTACAATAAAAAGAAACGTCTTGTCAACACACCTTACGTGGATAACTCCTATAAATGGGCTGGTGGTGGATTTCTGTCTACAGTGGGTGACCTTCTGA
- the LACTB gene encoding serine beta-lactamase-like protein LACTB, mitochondrial isoform X2, translating into MRIASISKSLTMVALAKLWEAGKLDLDIPVQHYVPEFPEKEYEGEKVSVTTRLLISHLSGIRHYEKDIKKVKEEKAYKALKMMKETVAFEQEKEGKSNEKNDFTKFKTEQENEAKSRNSKPGKKKNDFEQGELYLREKFENSIESLRLFKNDPLFFKPGSQFLYSTFGYTLLAAIVERASGYKYLDYMQKIFQDLDMLTTVQEENEPVIYNRARFYVYNKKKRLVNTPYVDNSYKWAGGGFLSTVGDLLKFGNAMLYGYQVGLFKNSNESLLPGYLKPETMVMMWTPVPNTEMSWDKEGKYAMAWGVVEKKQTYGSCRKQRHYASHTGGAVGASSVLLVLPEELDTETINNKVPPRGIIVSIICNMQSVGLNSTALKIALEFDKDRSD; encoded by the exons ATGCGAATTGCCAGCATCAGCAAAAGTCTCACCATGGTTGCTCTTGCCAAATTGTGGGAAGCAGGGAAACTGGATCTTGATATTCCAGTACAACATTATGTTCCCGAATTCCCAGAAAAAGAATATGAAGGTGAAAAG GTTTCTGTCACAACAAGATTACTGATTTCCCATTTAAGTGGAATTCGTCATTATGAAAAGGACATAAAAAAGGTGAAAGAAGAGAAAGCTTATAAAGCCTTGAAGATGATGAAAGAGACTGTTGCATTTgagcaagaaaaagaaggcaaaagtAATGAAAAGAATGATTTTACTAAATTTAAAACAGAGCAGGAGAATGAAGCCAAAAGCCGGAATTCAAAACCTGGcaagaaaaagaatgattttgAACAAGGCGAATTATATTTGagagaaaagtttgaaaattcaATTGAATCcctaagattatttaaaaatgatccTTTGTTCTTTAAGCCTG GTAGTCAGTTTTTGTATTCAACTTTTGGCTATACCCTACTGGCAGCCATAGTAGAGAGAGCTTCAGGCTATAAGTATTTGGACTATATGCAGAAAATATTCCAAGACTTGGATATGCTGACAACTGTGCAGGAAGAAAATGAGCCAGTGATTTACAATAGAGCAAG aTTTTATGTTTACAATAAAAAGAAACGTCTTGTCAACACACCTTACGTGGATAACTCCTATAAATGGGCTGGTGGTGGATTTCTGTCTACAGTGGGTGACCTTCTGAAATTTGGGAATGCAATGCTTTATGGTTACCAAGTCGGGCTGTTTAAGAACTCAAATGAAAGTCTTTTACCTGGATACCTCAAACCGGAAACAATGGTTATGATGTGGACCCCCGTCCCTAACACAGAGATGTCTTGGGATAAAGAGGGTAAATATGCAATGGCGTGGGGTGTGGTGGAAAAGAAGCAAACGTATGGTTCTTGTAGAAAGCAACGACATTATGCTTCACATACTGGAGGGGCCGTGGGTGCTAGTAGCGTCCTGCTGGTCCTTCCTGAAGAACTGGATACGGAGACTATAAATAACAAGGTTCCCCCAAGAGGAATCATCGTTTCTATCATATGTAACATGCAGTCTGTTGGCCTCAATAGCACCGCTTTGAAGATTGCCCTTGAATTTGATAAAGACAGATCAGACTGA
- the LACTB gene encoding serine beta-lactamase-like protein LACTB, mitochondrial isoform X1 produces the protein MYRLLSAVTVRAAAPGGLASSCGRRGVHQRAGLPPLGHGWVGGLGLGLGLALGVKLAGGLRGAAPAQSPAAPDPEASPLAEPPQAQSLAPWSPQTPAPPHSRGFARAIESSRDLLHRIKDEVGAPGIVVGVSVDGKEVWSEGLGYADVENRVPCKPETVMRIASISKSLTMVALAKLWEAGKLDLDIPVQHYVPEFPEKEYEGEKVSVTTRLLISHLSGIRHYEKDIKKVKEEKAYKALKMMKETVAFEQEKEGKSNEKNDFTKFKTEQENEAKSRNSKPGKKKNDFEQGELYLREKFENSIESLRLFKNDPLFFKPGSQFLYSTFGYTLLAAIVERASGYKYLDYMQKIFQDLDMLTTVQEENEPVIYNRARFYVYNKKKRLVNTPYVDNSYKWAGGGFLSTVGDLLKFGNAMLYGYQVGLFKNSNESLLPGYLKPETMVMMWTPVPNTEMSWDKEGKYAMAWGVVEKKQTYGSCRKQRHYASHTGGAVGASSVLLVLPEELDTETINNKVPPRGIIVSIICNMQSVGLNSTALKIALEFDKDRSD, from the exons ATGTACCGGCTCCTGTCAGCAGTGACTGTCCGGGCTGCCGCCCCTGGGGGCTTGGCCTCGAGCTGCGGACGACGCGGGGTCCATCAGCGCGCCGGGCTGCCGCCGCTCGGCCACGGCTGGGTCGGGGGCCtcgggctggggctggggctggcgcTCGGGGTGAAGCTGGCGGGTGGGCTGAGGGGCGCCGCCCCGGCGCAGTCCCCCGCGGCCCCCGACCCTGAGGCGTCCCCTTTGGCCGAGCCGCCACAGGCGCAGTCCCTCGCCCCGTGGTCTCCGCAGACCCCAGCGCCGCCCCACTCCAGGGGCTTCGCCAGAGCCATCGAGAGCAGCCGCGACCTGCTGCACAGGATCAAG GATGAGGTGGGAGCACCGGGCATAGTGGTTGGAGTTTCTGTAGATGGAAAAGAAGTCTGGTCAGAAG GTTTAGGTTATGCTGATGTTGAGAACCGTGTACCATGTAAGCCAGAGACAGTTATGCGAATTGCCAGCATCAGCAAAAGTCTCACCATGGTTGCTCTTGCCAAATTGTGGGAAGCAGGGAAACTGGATCTTGATATTCCAGTACAACATTATGTTCCCGAATTCCCAGAAAAAGAATATGAAGGTGAAAAG GTTTCTGTCACAACAAGATTACTGATTTCCCATTTAAGTGGAATTCGTCATTATGAAAAGGACATAAAAAAGGTGAAAGAAGAGAAAGCTTATAAAGCCTTGAAGATGATGAAAGAGACTGTTGCATTTgagcaagaaaaagaaggcaaaagtAATGAAAAGAATGATTTTACTAAATTTAAAACAGAGCAGGAGAATGAAGCCAAAAGCCGGAATTCAAAACCTGGcaagaaaaagaatgattttgAACAAGGCGAATTATATTTGagagaaaagtttgaaaattcaATTGAATCcctaagattatttaaaaatgatccTTTGTTCTTTAAGCCTG GTAGTCAGTTTTTGTATTCAACTTTTGGCTATACCCTACTGGCAGCCATAGTAGAGAGAGCTTCAGGCTATAAGTATTTGGACTATATGCAGAAAATATTCCAAGACTTGGATATGCTGACAACTGTGCAGGAAGAAAATGAGCCAGTGATTTACAATAGAGCAAG aTTTTATGTTTACAATAAAAAGAAACGTCTTGTCAACACACCTTACGTGGATAACTCCTATAAATGGGCTGGTGGTGGATTTCTGTCTACAGTGGGTGACCTTCTGAAATTTGGGAATGCAATGCTTTATGGTTACCAAGTCGGGCTGTTTAAGAACTCAAATGAAAGTCTTTTACCTGGATACCTCAAACCGGAAACAATGGTTATGATGTGGACCCCCGTCCCTAACACAGAGATGTCTTGGGATAAAGAGGGTAAATATGCAATGGCGTGGGGTGTGGTGGAAAAGAAGCAAACGTATGGTTCTTGTAGAAAGCAACGACATTATGCTTCACATACTGGAGGGGCCGTGGGTGCTAGTAGCGTCCTGCTGGTCCTTCCTGAAGAACTGGATACGGAGACTATAAATAACAAGGTTCCCCCAAGAGGAATCATCGTTTCTATCATATGTAACATGCAGTCTGTTGGCCTCAATAGCACCGCTTTGAAGATTGCCCTTGAATTTGATAAAGACAGATCAGACTGA